GCCGGAGGTGGGCCACATCATCGGCTCGCTATCACTGGGGGCAACCCGAACGTTTCGAATCAAGCACAATGAATCGAAAGAAACGATGAACTTCCCCGTCGGTCACGGTACGCTGATAATCATGGCAGGGACCATGCAACAGTTTTGGAAGCATGAAATCCCGAAAACGAAGCGACCTGTCGGCGAGCGGATCAATCTGACTTATCGACAGATTATTCGAGAGTGAACCCACCCATGCCCCGAGTGAGTGCCGGCCTGCTGATGTATCGCTTCCGAGAGGGGAAGTTGCAAGTGCTCCTGGCTCACCCCGGCGGTCCTCTCTATCGAACCAAGGACGAGGGCCACTGGTCGATACCCAAAGGGGAAATCGAGCCGGGTGAACATCTGCTCGAGGCCGCGCAGCGAGAATTTCGGGAAGAAACCGGCATTACACCAACCGGGCCATTCGTGGAATTGTCGTCAATCAAACAAAAAGGGGGCA
The genomic region above belongs to Telmatocola sphagniphila and contains:
- a CDS encoding NUDIX domain-containing protein; amino-acid sequence: MPRVSAGLLMYRFREGKLQVLLAHPGGPLYRTKDEGHWSIPKGEIEPGEHLLEAAQREFREETGITPTGPFVELSSIKQKGGKIVHAWAFAGDCDPNVIQSNTFTMEWPPKSGRTKEFPEIDRADFFSVEEARLKIKAAQMPLVEALQRILESVEA